A stretch of Sphingomicrobium flavum DNA encodes these proteins:
- a CDS encoding 23S rRNA (pseudouridine(1915)-N(3))-methyltransferase RlmH: MQLHIVARGKIGRSPEAELVDRYLERIAWKTKITELPDEGGNMPPSGEGVAAPRTVVLDEKGKALSSVKFAQILGRWRDEGVREARFLIGAADGHTQDVIDDADLLLSFGPATWPHMLCRAMLAEQLFRATAILSGHPYHREGRR; encoded by the coding sequence ATGCAATTGCATATCGTCGCCCGCGGCAAGATCGGACGCTCCCCCGAAGCCGAGCTGGTCGATCGCTATCTCGAGCGCATCGCCTGGAAGACCAAGATCACCGAACTGCCCGATGAAGGCGGCAATATGCCGCCATCGGGCGAAGGCGTGGCTGCGCCCAGGACGGTGGTGCTCGACGAGAAGGGCAAGGCGCTCTCCTCAGTCAAGTTCGCGCAGATCCTGGGCCGTTGGCGCGACGAAGGCGTGCGCGAGGCGCGCTTCCTGATCGGCGCCGCCGATGGCCACACGCAGGACGTCATCGACGATGCCGACCTGCTCCTGTCCTTCGGGCCTGCCACATGGCCGCACATGCTGTGCCGGGCGATGCTGGCCGAACAATTGTTCCGCGCCACCGCCATCTTGTCAGGCCACCCCTATCACCGTGAGGGGCGGCGATGA
- a CDS encoding murein hydrolase activator EnvC family protein, with product MRALALLLLLGATSVAAQDSRPPSIEERLAIVQKEAAASENRAAALQAQAEKAGSEAERLAADRAALAERIAADEARISETQLKLAALKEEQAAQAKRLEARRAPLAGLVAGIVTMDRQPPLLALVDSGSVREMVRTQALIDSSLAAIEERSADIRAETRRSRDLEQRARAELAELDRRVTARDEARQRFAAREAEARTSAADLLGQAFAAQGEALAVAENLAELADTAERRRESRAQARALAQYDAAPARPANLSRTAGAPHAPFAYRLPVDAPVLRGMGSLTEGGMRARGIRFDSRRGASVIVPADGRIAYAGAFRGYDGVVIIDHGDDWASLITGLASQYAEGDRIKAGAQLGRALGPLSVELWDKGVPRSPALIAGSSKIMSNRRRTS from the coding sequence ATGAGGGCACTCGCGCTCCTTTTGCTGCTGGGCGCAACCAGCGTCGCCGCGCAGGACAGCCGCCCGCCGAGCATCGAAGAACGCCTCGCCATCGTCCAGAAAGAGGCTGCGGCATCGGAGAACCGGGCCGCCGCCCTGCAGGCGCAGGCCGAAAAGGCGGGCAGCGAGGCCGAGCGGCTGGCCGCTGACCGCGCCGCTTTGGCGGAACGCATCGCTGCCGATGAAGCGCGGATCAGCGAGACCCAGCTGAAACTGGCCGCGCTGAAGGAAGAGCAAGCGGCGCAGGCCAAAAGGCTGGAGGCGCGCCGCGCACCGCTCGCCGGGCTGGTCGCGGGCATCGTCACCATGGATCGCCAGCCCCCGCTGCTGGCACTTGTCGACAGCGGTTCGGTCCGCGAAATGGTGCGCACCCAGGCGCTGATCGACAGCAGCCTTGCCGCCATCGAAGAACGCAGCGCCGACATCCGCGCCGAAACCCGACGCAGCAGGGATCTCGAACAGCGCGCGCGCGCCGAACTGGCCGAACTGGATCGCCGCGTCACCGCCCGCGATGAGGCCCGTCAGCGTTTCGCCGCGCGCGAAGCCGAGGCGCGCACCAGTGCCGCCGACCTGTTGGGCCAGGCCTTCGCGGCGCAGGGCGAAGCGCTGGCCGTTGCCGAAAATCTCGCCGAGTTGGCCGATACCGCCGAGCGCCGCCGCGAAAGCCGGGCGCAGGCACGCGCGCTGGCCCAATATGACGCCGCCCCTGCCCGGCCCGCCAACCTGTCGCGCACGGCAGGCGCACCGCACGCGCCTTTCGCCTACCGCCTGCCCGTCGATGCCCCCGTGCTGCGCGGTATGGGCAGCCTGACCGAAGGCGGCATGCGCGCGCGCGGCATCCGCTTCGATAGCCGCCGCGGCGCCAGCGTGATCGTGCCCGCCGATGGACGCATCGCTTATGCCGGGGCATTTCGCGGCTATGACGGGGTCGTCATCATCGATCATGGCGATGACTGGGCCAGCCTGATCACCGGTCTCGCCAGCCAATATGCCGAAGGCGACCGAATCAAGGCGGGCGCGCAGCTGGGACGCGCCCTGGGACCCCTATCTGTCGAATTATGGGACAAAGGCGTCCCCCGTTCGCCCGCCCTCATCGCAGGTTCATCTAAAATCATGTCAAATCGCCGCCGCACGAGCTAA
- a CDS encoding S41 family peptidase: MKKAIARILPPLAVVGALSAVPMTSATLAAQDVDTYRELENFLSVFQRVRDNYVEEVDDKSLIKGAIDGMLASLDPHSSYVTASDFDNMRLTTDGNYGGLGLTISQRDGAIVVIAAYEDGPADKQGIKPGDYITHVGDELIFGASTDEAAQMMRGEPGSEVKITIVRPGRDKPIDFTVERAIIELKPVKYEVLGDIGVININSFSAATGDGVEEAIREIDKKLGRKPIGYVLDLRSNPGGLLDQAVEVTDAFLEKGEIVSERGRRKNDIQRFFATRGDLAEGRPVIVLIDSGSASASEIVAGALQDHRRAVVMGERSFGKGSVQTVIQTGPESALRLTTARYYTPSGKSVQAGGIEPDISVPQLSDPDFFERPRLREADLRRHLVAQDKVEDEVLEDDGQDVDPRFSMTAEELEKQGIEDFQLHYAVKTLERVAALRPQGAARGGARR; the protein is encoded by the coding sequence ATGAAAAAAGCCATTGCCCGCATCTTGCCGCCGCTCGCCGTGGTCGGGGCATTGAGCGCCGTGCCGATGACCAGCGCGACGCTGGCCGCGCAGGATGTGGATACCTATCGCGAGCTGGAGAACTTCCTCTCGGTCTTCCAGCGCGTGCGCGACAATTATGTCGAGGAAGTCGATGACAAGTCGCTCATCAAGGGCGCGATCGATGGCATGCTGGCCTCGCTCGATCCGCATTCCAGCTATGTGACCGCGTCCGATTTCGACAACATGCGGCTGACCACCGATGGCAATTATGGCGGCCTCGGCCTTACCATCAGCCAGCGCGATGGCGCGATCGTGGTGATCGCCGCCTATGAAGACGGCCCCGCCGACAAGCAGGGTATCAAGCCCGGCGACTATATCACCCATGTCGGCGATGAACTGATTTTCGGCGCCTCGACCGACGAAGCCGCGCAGATGATGCGCGGCGAACCCGGCAGTGAAGTGAAGATCACCATCGTGCGCCCGGGTCGCGACAAGCCCATCGACTTCACCGTCGAGCGCGCGATCATCGAGCTCAAGCCCGTCAAATATGAAGTGCTGGGCGATATCGGCGTCATCAACATCAACAGCTTCTCCGCCGCCACCGGCGACGGGGTCGAGGAAGCGATCCGCGAAATCGACAAGAAGCTCGGCCGCAAGCCGATCGGCTATGTGCTCGACCTGCGCTCCAACCCTGGCGGATTGCTCGACCAGGCGGTCGAAGTGACCGATGCCTTCCTGGAAAAGGGCGAGATCGTGTCCGAACGCGGCCGCCGCAAGAATGATATCCAACGCTTCTTCGCCACCAGGGGCGATCTTGCCGAAGGGCGCCCGGTGATCGTGCTGATCGATTCAGGCTCGGCCTCGGCGTCGGAAATCGTCGCCGGCGCGCTGCAGGATCATCGCCGCGCCGTGGTGATGGGCGAACGCAGCTTTGGCAAGGGCAGCGTGCAGACTGTCATCCAGACCGGTCCGGAAAGCGCGCTTCGCCTGACCACCGCGCGCTATTACACGCCTTCGGGCAAGTCCGTGCAGGCGGGCGGGATCGAACCCGATATTTCGGTGCCCCAGCTGTCCGACCCCGATTTCTTCGAACGCCCGCGCTTGCGGGAAGCCGATCTTCGCCGCCATCTGGTGGCGCAGGACAAGGTCGAGGACGAAGTGCTGGAAGATGACGGCCAGGATGTGGATCCGCGCTTCAGCATGACCGCCGAGGAACTGGAAAAGCAGGGGATCGAGGATTTCCAGCTCCATTATGCCGTGAAGACGCTTGAACGCGTGGCAGCGCTGCGGCCGCAGGGTGCGGCGCGCGGTGGCGCCCGTCGCTGA
- a CDS encoding disulfide bond formation protein B: MLASSQRKGLLTPANLRLLALLVPVGLLGGAMGSQYIGGLAPCEMCYWQRWPHAAAILLALLAFSAPAHMPRARLFTLLAALAIAISGLIGVYHVGVELDLYEGITSCAAGSGATSVEDIMAEINGAPLVRCDEVQWSFLGISMAGWNALISLGTALVIALGLGKKGRR; encoded by the coding sequence ATGCTGGCATCCAGCCAACGTAAGGGGCTGCTGACCCCGGCCAATCTGCGCCTGCTGGCACTGCTGGTGCCGGTCGGCCTGCTCGGCGGGGCGATGGGATCGCAATATATTGGCGGCTTGGCGCCGTGCGAGATGTGCTATTGGCAGCGCTGGCCGCATGCTGCCGCCATCCTCCTCGCCCTCCTCGCTTTTTCCGCGCCTGCCCATATGCCGCGCGCGCGCCTATTCACGCTGCTGGCCGCGCTCGCCATCGCCATTTCCGGCCTCATCGGCGTCTATCATGTCGGCGTGGAACTGGACCTTTATGAAGGCATTACCAGCTGTGCTGCCGGTTCAGGCGCCACCAGCGTCGAAGACATCATGGCCGAAATCAACGGCGCGCCGCTGGTGCGCTGCGATGAAGTGCAATGGAGCTTCCTCGGCATTTCGATGGCGGGCTGGAATGCGCTCATTTCGCTCGGCACCGCGCTTGTCATCGCGCTGGGTCTGGGCAAGAAAGGCCGGCGATGA
- a CDS encoding demethoxyubiquinone hydroxylase family protein, with amino-acid sequence MSDFKPGSDTVDVEAMIRVDHAGEYGATRIYAGQLAVLGNKGATAHEVARMAEQEKRHLERFNQLIAERGVRPTLLQPFWDVAGFTLGAATALMGPRAAMACTDAVETEIDKHYAEQLEQLGDADPELSADIARFREEELEHRDTAREHGSQDAMAYPLLTGVIRLGCRAAIAVAKRI; translated from the coding sequence ATGAGCGATTTCAAACCCGGCAGCGACACGGTCGACGTGGAGGCAATGATCCGCGTCGATCATGCCGGAGAATATGGCGCCACGCGCATCTATGCCGGCCAGCTCGCCGTGCTCGGCAACAAGGGCGCGACCGCGCATGAAGTCGCGCGCATGGCCGAACAGGAAAAGCGGCACCTCGAACGCTTCAACCAGCTGATCGCCGAGCGCGGGGTGCGCCCGACCTTGCTCCAGCCCTTCTGGGACGTGGCGGGCTTCACGCTGGGCGCGGCGACCGCGCTGATGGGCCCGCGCGCCGCAATGGCCTGCACCGACGCGGTCGAGACCGAAATCGACAAACATTATGCCGAGCAGCTGGAGCAGCTGGGCGATGCCGACCCGGAACTCAGCGCGGATATTGCCCGTTTCCGCGAAGAGGAACTGGAACATCGCGATACGGCGCGCGAACATGGATCGCAGGACGCGATGGCCTATCCGCTGCTGACCGGGGTGATTCGCCTTGGCTGCCGCGCGGCGATCGCGGTCGCAAAAAGGATTTGA
- a CDS encoding DUF885 domain-containing protein — protein MRHFAILAAATMLATPALAGPSEDFQALTEEYWADVLENAPVFASGLGVEGYDDKLGDLSLEAQDRQAAKAAAFLTRLDAIDDDGLSSADQVNKAILARSLRGAVEGNSFGQRMMLFSTYSGWHQGFAGIADGLALEDAQDYENYLKRLAAYPAYNDAALSVSQQGVDEGYVLPCVVLGNVERTITGVIPEDAKESRLYGPFTKDRPARLSAAEWASLQQRAEALIDGPVRGAYAKHAQWYRDDYQPHCTETVGISALPNGLAYYEHRIREETTTNLSAAEIHQIGLDEVARIRAEMEAVAKSAGYDSREAFIAELRTNPKYYAKTPEELMQYVARETKKIDGLMPSLFGHLPRLPYGIKEIPAEIAEGTTTAYFSPGSPENGIAGFYYVNTSKLDQRPLWEVPALSVHEAVPGHHHQIAIQQELDMPRWRKNGTFFTAFVEGWGLYSERLGIEMGLYDTPAKDMGRLSYEMWRANRLVVDTGLHAFGWSKQRAVDFMLDNTALSPANIDAEVNRYISWPGQALAYKLGELKIRELRKRASEELGDAFSLKDFHDVVLGQGSVPLDVLERQVMDWVEATKAAQ, from the coding sequence ATGCGCCACTTCGCCATTCTCGCCGCCGCGACCATGTTGGCCACACCCGCACTCGCCGGGCCGAGCGAGGATTTCCAGGCGCTGACCGAGGAATATTGGGCCGATGTGCTGGAAAATGCCCCGGTGTTCGCCTCGGGGCTCGGCGTCGAGGGCTATGATGACAAGCTCGGCGATCTCAGTCTTGAGGCGCAGGACCGGCAGGCCGCCAAGGCTGCGGCTTTCCTTACCCGTCTGGACGCCATCGACGATGACGGTCTGTCGAGCGCCGACCAGGTCAACAAGGCGATCCTCGCGCGCTCGCTACGCGGGGCGGTGGAAGGCAACAGTTTCGGTCAACGCATGATGCTGTTTTCCACCTATTCGGGCTGGCATCAGGGCTTTGCCGGTATCGCCGACGGATTGGCGCTGGAAGACGCGCAGGATTACGAAAACTATCTCAAGCGGCTGGCGGCCTATCCGGCCTATAACGATGCCGCGCTCAGTGTGTCGCAGCAGGGGGTGGATGAAGGCTATGTCCTTCCATGCGTGGTGCTGGGCAATGTCGAGCGGACGATCACTGGCGTCATTCCCGAGGATGCCAAGGAAAGCCGCCTCTACGGCCCGTTCACCAAGGATCGTCCGGCGCGGTTGAGTGCGGCGGAGTGGGCATCGCTCCAGCAGCGCGCCGAAGCGCTGATCGACGGGCCGGTGCGCGGGGCCTATGCCAAGCACGCCCAATGGTATCGCGACGATTACCAGCCCCATTGCACTGAGACGGTCGGCATTTCCGCGCTGCCCAACGGGCTGGCTTATTATGAGCATCGCATCCGCGAGGAAACGACCACGAATTTGAGCGCGGCGGAAATCCACCAGATTGGTCTGGACGAGGTGGCGCGCATCCGCGCCGAGATGGAAGCGGTCGCCAAGTCGGCGGGCTATGACAGCCGAGAAGCCTTTATCGCGGAGCTGCGCACCAATCCCAAATATTATGCCAAGACGCCCGAAGAGCTGATGCAATATGTGGCGCGCGAGACCAAGAAGATCGATGGGCTGATGCCCAGCCTGTTCGGCCATCTGCCGCGGCTGCCTTACGGCATCAAGGAAATCCCGGCCGAGATCGCCGAGGGCACGACCACGGCCTATTTCAGCCCGGGCAGCCCGGAAAATGGCATTGCCGGCTTCTATTATGTGAACACCTCCAAGCTGGACCAGCGCCCGCTATGGGAGGTGCCCGCTTTGTCAGTGCATGAAGCGGTGCCGGGCCATCATCACCAGATTGCGATCCAGCAGGAACTGGACATGCCGCGCTGGCGCAAGAATGGCACCTTCTTCACCGCCTTTGTGGAGGGCTGGGGGCTCTATTCGGAGCGGCTTGGCATCGAAATGGGGCTCTATGACACGCCCGCCAAGGATATGGGGCGGCTGAGCTATGAAATGTGGCGCGCCAACCGGCTGGTGGTCGATACCGGGCTGCATGCCTTTGGCTGGAGCAAGCAGCGGGCGGTCGATTTCATGCTGGATAATACGGCATTGAGCCCCGCCAATATCGATGCCGAGGTCAATCGCTATATCTCATGGCCGGGCCAAGCGCTGGCCTACAAGCTTGGCGAACTGAAGATCCGCGAATTGCGAAAACGTGCGAGCGAAGAACTGGGCGATGCCTTCAGCCTGAAGGATTTCCACGACGTCGTGCTCGGCCAGGGCTCGGTGCCGCTGGACGTGCTCGAACGTCAGGTGATGGACTGGGTCGAAGCGACCAAGGCCGCGCAGTAG
- a CDS encoding putative DNA modification/repair radical SAM protein: MARLDTQQKLEILADAAKYDASCASSGSSKRDSRSGKGMGSTEGMGICHAYAPDGRCISLLKILLTNSCIFDCHYCINRKSSNVRRARFTVDEVVQLTLNFYKRNYIEGLFLSSGIIHSSNYTMEQLVEVARQLREVHDFRGYIHLKTIPDADPELVRQAGLHADRVSINVELPTREGLTRLAPEKDEARIEGAMKATKIDILDAKDARKKYRSAPRFAPGGQSTQMIVGADDANDGAIVTRARSLYDRFGLRRVYYSAFSPIPEPSAVLPLKRPPLMREHRLYQSDWLMRFYGFTPQEVVATTDTAGMLPLDIDPKLAFALKFREQFPVDINRASREQLLRVPGLGTKAVGRILSVRRHRSLRLEDVARLTVSVKKIRPFIITIDWRPTLLTDRADLKSLVMPPPAQLDLFTAPMAAAA, from the coding sequence ATGGCCCGCCTCGATACCCAGCAAAAGCTCGAAATTCTCGCCGATGCGGCGAAATATGACGCGTCCTGCGCCAGCAGCGGGTCGTCCAAGCGCGACAGCCGATCAGGCAAGGGCATGGGCTCGACCGAAGGCATGGGCATCTGCCACGCTTATGCGCCCGACGGCCGCTGCATCAGCCTGCTCAAGATCCTGCTGACCAACAGCTGCATTTTCGATTGCCATTATTGCATCAACCGCAAGAGCAGCAATGTCCGCCGCGCCCGCTTCACCGTCGATGAAGTGGTCCAGCTCACGCTCAATTTCTACAAGCGCAACTATATCGAGGGGCTGTTCCTCTCTTCGGGCATCATCCATTCGTCCAACTATACGATGGAGCAATTGGTCGAGGTCGCGCGCCAGCTGCGCGAGGTGCATGACTTTCGCGGCTATATCCATCTCAAGACCATCCCCGATGCCGATCCCGAGCTGGTGCGCCAGGCCGGTCTCCACGCCGATCGCGTGTCGATCAATGTCGAACTGCCCACCCGTGAGGGGCTGACCCGGCTGGCGCCCGAAAAGGACGAAGCGCGCATCGAGGGCGCGATGAAGGCGACCAAGATCGACATTCTCGACGCCAAGGATGCACGCAAGAAATATCGATCCGCCCCACGTTTTGCGCCCGGCGGCCAATCGACCCAGATGATCGTGGGCGCCGACGATGCCAATGACGGTGCGATCGTCACCCGCGCGCGCAGCCTTTACGACCGCTTCGGGCTGAGGCGCGTCTATTACAGCGCCTTTTCCCCCATTCCCGAGCCGAGCGCGGTGTTGCCCCTGAAACGCCCGCCGCTGATGCGCGAGCATCGCCTCTACCAATCCGACTGGCTGATGCGCTTTTACGGTTTTACCCCGCAAGAAGTGGTGGCGACCACCGACACTGCCGGCATGCTGCCCCTCGACATCGACCCCAAGCTCGCCTTCGCGCTGAAATTCCGCGAACAATTCCCCGTCGACATCAACCGGGCCAGCCGCGAACAATTGTTGCGCGTGCCGGGGCTCGGCACCAAGGCGGTAGGGCGCATCCTGTCGGTCCGGCGCCACCGCTCGCTGCGGCTCGAGGATGTTGCTCGGTTGACGGTCTCGGTGAAGAAGATTCGTCCTTTCATCATCACGATCGACTGGCGTCCGACGCTCCTGACTGACCGCGCCGACCTCAAAAGCCTGGTCATGCCGCCGCCCGCACAGCTTGACCTGTTCACCGCTCCGATGGCCGCCGCCGCCTGA
- a CDS encoding hemerythrin domain-containing protein: MTDQTIFKRLKKDHDVHRELLENIEQAKGEQRGALFNNFRMEVTAHAAAEEETLYATMLQKPDLRHDGQHSVAEHKELDDLMSELAEMDPASSAWSEKFKKLRHEYEHHIDEEEEEMFPAAAEGLSKETEVQLKKKFEERKPAEYQRALEGTDMDDDRE, from the coding sequence ATGACCGATCAGACGATTTTCAAGCGCTTGAAGAAGGACCATGATGTCCACCGTGAATTGCTCGAAAATATCGAGCAGGCCAAGGGCGAACAGCGCGGCGCCCTGTTCAACAATTTCAGGATGGAAGTGACGGCGCACGCCGCGGCGGAAGAGGAAACGCTCTACGCCACCATGCTGCAAAAGCCCGACCTTCGCCATGACGGCCAGCATAGCGTCGCCGAGCATAAGGAGCTCGACGACCTGATGAGCGAGCTTGCAGAGATGGATCCTGCCAGCAGCGCCTGGAGCGAGAAGTTCAAGAAACTTCGTCACGAATATGAGCATCATATCGACGAGGAAGAAGAAGAGATGTTCCCCGCCGCCGCCGAAGGGTTGAGCAAGGAAACCGAAGTCCAGCTCAAGAAGAAGTTCGAAGAGCGCAAGCCCGCGGAATATCAGCGCGCGCTCGAGGGCACCGATATGGATGACGATCGCGAATGA
- a CDS encoding UdgX family uracil-DNA binding protein (This protein belongs to the uracil DNA glycosylase superfamily, members of which act in excision repair of DNA. However, it belongs more specifically to UdgX branch, whose founding member was found to bind uracil in DNA (where it does not belong), without cleaving it, appears to promote DNA repair by a pathway involving RecA, rather than base excision.) has protein sequence MSAEYRITLSAPDDVTGWRDAARSLLAARVPPSSIVWQVEGEDGDLFGASALPAKGNADIRVPKAFLPLAATVVCHRDPERFALLYEALWRLQDQRQMLEDRADPLVARLYAMEKEVRRDAHKMHAFVRFREVEEADGAVRMVAWFEPDNHIVRREAGFFMRRFTNMRWSILTPDVSIHWDGETLTEGPGATRRDAPDGDPVEETWKAYYKSIFNPARVKVKAMTAEMPRKYWKNMPETAAIGELLASAQARESAMIERSAAIPASATAPAPLSSRPTNVEAAWEALRAEAMQCTRCDLHCHATQTVFGEGPLSPRLFIVGEQPGDQEDLAGRPFVGPAGQLLDEAMAQAGIDRAACYVTNAVKHFKFVQRGKRRIHDKPNVGEIKACNWWLDRERELIRPPLTLALGASAARALTGKAVTISRVRGTALTLPDGGECWVTVHPSYLLRLPDEEAARRERALFVEDLRRAGARAAALAA, from the coding sequence GTGAGCGCTGAATATCGCATCACCCTAAGCGCACCTGACGATGTGACAGGATGGCGGGATGCCGCACGGTCTTTGCTGGCCGCGCGCGTCCCGCCTTCTTCCATTGTCTGGCAGGTCGAGGGCGAGGATGGCGACCTGTTTGGCGCCTCCGCGCTGCCCGCCAAAGGCAATGCCGATATCCGCGTCCCCAAGGCTTTCCTGCCGCTTGCCGCCACGGTCGTCTGCCACCGCGATCCCGAACGCTTCGCCTTGCTGTATGAGGCCCTTTGGCGGCTGCAGGATCAGCGCCAGATGCTGGAGGATCGAGCTGATCCGCTGGTCGCCCGTCTCTACGCCATGGAAAAGGAAGTGCGCCGCGATGCGCACAAGATGCACGCTTTCGTGCGTTTCCGCGAAGTGGAAGAGGCGGACGGCGCGGTGCGCATGGTCGCCTGGTTCGAGCCTGACAACCATATCGTGCGGCGCGAGGCGGGGTTCTTCATGCGCCGCTTCACCAATATGCGCTGGTCCATCCTGACGCCCGACGTGTCGATCCACTGGGATGGCGAGACGCTGACCGAAGGGCCGGGTGCGACCCGCCGCGACGCCCCCGATGGCGATCCGGTCGAAGAGACGTGGAAGGCCTATTACAAGTCCATCTTCAACCCCGCGCGGGTGAAGGTGAAGGCGATGACCGCCGAAATGCCGCGCAAATATTGGAAAAACATGCCCGAAACCGCCGCCATCGGCGAATTGCTGGCCAGCGCCCAAGCGCGCGAGTCGGCGATGATCGAGCGCAGCGCCGCCATTCCCGCTTCAGCGACTGCGCCTGCGCCTCTATCTTCCCGCCCCACCAATGTGGAAGCGGCGTGGGAAGCCTTGCGCGCTGAGGCCATGCAATGCACCCGCTGCGACCTCCACTGCCATGCCACCCAGACCGTCTTTGGCGAGGGACCGCTATCGCCGCGCCTCTTCATCGTCGGTGAGCAGCCGGGCGACCAGGAGGATCTGGCTGGCCGTCCTTTCGTCGGCCCCGCCGGCCAGCTTCTGGACGAGGCCATGGCCCAAGCCGGCATTGATCGCGCCGCATGCTACGTCACCAATGCGGTCAAGCATTTCAAATTTGTCCAGCGCGGCAAGCGCCGGATCCATGACAAGCCCAATGTGGGGGAGATCAAGGCCTGCAATTGGTGGCTGGACCGCGAGCGCGAGTTGATCCGCCCGCCCCTCACCCTTGCGCTGGGCGCCAGCGCGGCGCGGGCGCTGACGGGCAAGGCGGTGACGATTTCCAGGGTGCGCGGCACCGCGCTGACGCTACCCGATGGCGGCGAATGCTGGGTAACGGTGCATCCAAGCTATCTGCTCCGCCTGCCTGACGAGGAAGCGGCACGCCGCGAGCGGGCACTGTTCGTTGAGGATCTGCGCCGCGCCGGGGCACGCGCCGCCGCGCTTGCCGCCTAG